In Candidatus Hydrogenedentota bacterium, one DNA window encodes the following:
- a CDS encoding ROK family protein: MFVSVYGGIEAGGTKFVCAVGTGPDDLRDEIRFPTTSPEECIGTSVAFFREMAAKHGGLDAVGIASFGPVDPAPSSPTFGHITTTPKPGWAHTDLAGPVAGALGVPVGFDTDVNGAALGEFRWGAARGLDTFVYITVGTGIGGGAMVNGGLVHGLMHPEMGHVFPPHDRTEDPFEGMCPYHKDCLEGLASGPAIERRWGARAETLPPGHPAWDLEAKYLAHGIVPQIYILSPQRVILGGGVMEQTHLFPKVRRQVREILNGYIQARVLLEDMDNYIVPPGLGNRAGVLGAVALAQRAAGTD; encoded by the coding sequence ATGTTTGTGTCGGTATATGGCGGAATAGAGGCGGGAGGAACCAAGTTTGTGTGCGCCGTGGGCACGGGGCCGGATGATCTGCGCGACGAGATCCGGTTTCCCACCACCTCGCCGGAGGAGTGCATCGGAACGTCCGTGGCGTTTTTCCGGGAGATGGCGGCGAAGCACGGCGGGCTCGATGCGGTGGGGATCGCCTCGTTTGGTCCGGTGGACCCCGCCCCCTCCTCCCCCACTTTCGGCCACATCACAACGACGCCGAAACCGGGCTGGGCGCACACCGATCTGGCGGGGCCCGTTGCTGGGGCGTTGGGGGTGCCCGTGGGGTTTGACACGGATGTGAACGGCGCGGCGCTGGGCGAGTTCCGCTGGGGCGCCGCGCGGGGGCTGGACACCTTTGTGTATATCACCGTCGGCACAGGGATCGGCGGCGGCGCGATGGTGAACGGCGGGCTGGTGCACGGCCTGATGCACCCGGAGATGGGCCATGTGTTCCCACCCCATGACCGGACGGAGGACCCCTTTGAGGGGATGTGCCCCTACCACAAGGACTGCCTGGAGGGGCTGGCCTCCGGTCCGGCGATTGAGCGGCGCTGGGGTGCCCGGGCGGAAACCCTCCCCCCCGGCCACCCCGCATGGGACTTGGAAGCAAAATACCTGGCCCACGGCATCGTGCCGCAGATTTACATCCTCTCCCCGCAGCGTGTTATCCTCGGCGGCGGGGTCATGGAGCAGACGCACCTGTTCCCAAAGGTGCGCCGCCAGGTCCGGGAGATTCTGAACGGGTACATTCAGGCCCGGGTTCTTCTGGAGGACATGGACAATTACATTGTGCCGCCGGGGCTGGGCAACCGCGCCGGTGTGCTGGGCGCGGTGGCGCTGGCCCAACGGGCTGCCGGAACGGACTGA